ATTGTCTGTTAAGCTTGCCTGGTCCTGTCCTTCTTCGTCACAAttatgattgactacagctggtgactcctcaGAGCCAATTTAATTAGGGCATATTTAGTCATTAGACTCAGCCACAAACGGTACAGTTGGAAAGTCTAAGGAGCTTAGCacaaatctgaaaaagcaaatcaatgACTTAAATAAGTCAAGAGAGTCACTTGGACCCATTTCAAATCAGCTACAAATCCCACAATTCAACTGCGTAAACGATCATTTGTGAgtataaagttcatgctacagttgtgtcactgccacagtcaggaagaaaacacaaactatgacctgctgctgagggacAATTgatcaggatggtcaagagtcaccTTAAATCACCAAAGAGTGACTGCAATattttagaagctgctggaacacagctgtcagcgTTCACATTTAAGCATGTTTTACACTACCATGGGCGAAGTCGCTGTTATACAAAAAAGATGCACTTTTCTAGAAGGGCACCTTAAGGCTCAGAAGTTTGCTGCTGTTCACATGTAGAAAGAAAAGGACTTCTCACCAAAATACGTGAGAAGGTCTTTCTTTGCTTTCTCTGAGGCCATTGCTACAGAAGTACTAAGAAATCAATTGGTCACTGTGGGATCGCTTTGAGGTCACCAGGCTGCAGGCCAGTGGGGAAGAGATGACACTTCGACAGTTCCTGGACTACTTTAAAAATGAGCGTAAGTTGGAGATCACAATGCTTTCTCAGGGAGTGTCCATGCTGTATTCGTTTTTCATGCCTGCTGCCAAACTTAAAGAGAGGCTGGAGCTGCCGATGACGGAGATTGTGACTAAGGTGTCCAAAAAGAAGCTGGGCAAAAATGTGAAAGCCTTGGTGTTCAAGCTATGCTGTAACAacttttcagatgaagacgggAGGAGAGAAAGTTGAGgactttaaccccaagaacaccacaCCTGTGATGAAGAGGAATATCTCCATAtccttcagtgtgtgtgtttgccaagACTGCGTACACTGATACATCACACAGGTTGCAGGAATTTACTGGATTGCAGCAACTGATTAAAATCTCAACACAATTCAAGATTAGAAGTTGAGATGAAGTGACAGTGGACACAGAAAGGACAAACAGTGGTGTTTTAGATTTAAGCTATAAGCACAAACATACAGCCTCATGGTCTCATGGTTGTTTGAGTTTATCGAGAAAACAAATGGAGTCAAATTCCTTACGAACACAAAGGTGTGGCCATAACCATAGATAACACTGTGAATGTGGATGTTGCAGCAAAGAAGCTACAAATTGTAAAATGTTTCACACATGTATTCAAATTGGCACATCAGAAGATCCACAATCAACAGAGATTCCAGGTGGCCACACAAGATTAGTCTCTCCTTCTGGTCCTGAGTTATGGCACTGACTATTGGCCAGAGAAGGTGTGATGAAAACATTGGTTTTGGAAATAAAAAACCTTTCAAAACGCATCAAGAAAATCTCAGAGAAAAGCCACATATAGACTGCTAACTTACTAATGGATTTAAGCTGCTGTTTACAATTAAGCAACTATTTTGAAATGATGTGTAATTTTCACCTCAAGCACCCAAACCTTTGCGGTACCAATGACATCTGATGAGCTGTTGCACacccttcctcacctcctctctgGCTTTGCGGAGCTCAGTTTCCAGGATGGACAGACGGGTTTCCAGCTGCTGAACACGGTGGCTGAGCTCTGTGTTCGCCCTGGTCAGTGAAGCCTCCTTCAGCCTCAGGGATCgcaccagctgctgcagctcctcctcacGCTGCTCCAACAGCTTCCTGAGAGAAGAAGGGAAGACAAGATGATGCAGGGGGGTCAGAAACAGCAGGTGACTTTAATTTGGAGAAGAACTGTGCCCTGAACTTGAAACTTGTTGATTACTGTTGTACTATTACTACAGGGACCAAGACAAATTGGGCAGTGTGAGCGGGCCTGCAGTTTGTGTGACCTGGTGATgtgctcctcctgctgctgggcTCTCAGGGCTGACAGGGTGTCAGACAGATCCCTGCTGTCCCTCTCCAGGCGGCTGCTCTCGCCGGCCCGAGCTTCCTCCACACGCAGCTGGTGCTGTGCactcttcagctgctgctgcagctccaacaCCTTCAATCACAACAGAGCCACAGGCTTCACTcggtgacaaaaacaaacatgagcacTCGACCTCCCATCCATTTCAAAAGCAGGAcaggattttttggaaaatcttcTGTAGAAATAGTCTATAGTGTCtgcaaataagaataaaaaagagtTATGCAAATGGAAGCAAAGCAAATGTTCTGACATCTTTAAACACCTAAAAATCACACCCCTTTCTTTACAAGCTAAAAAGCAACTGCttcttttacatgttgaaaattcaggtgaatacacattttttgaagGCACAAGGGCAAATCAGCTCACAGAAAGCGTATTCCATTAAGGGCTCACTCAGAGTGCAGGTTTCCCTGACTATTTGAACTATAAACAGActccaaacaagaaaacaggaactGTCAAGTAAAATCATCTCAGGCCTTTATCACAATTTCAGCTTAGTCTGGTGGTCTTTGCATGAATTGGCTTTAGTAAACCTAAAATTGGCAACCACAGACAACCAGTATGACAGCTCTGAGGTTACCAACCTAACTATGTGGAAAGGTTGTAATTACAAGCCAAATATACACTGATTAAAAACAGAGTTTCAGATTAACACCAGGTTAGATAAAAGTcctactttccaccactgtggttATCACAGTAGCTGTCTGTGCCAGTTAGAGCGGCTCTAATACAGCTTAATGATCATCAGTCACTACCACAATGCAACCACTTGAAATCTTAACCGGCACACTCTCAAAAAATGTCGCAAATGCAACCATCTTGGTCGCAGTCTCGAGCCCTgaaacatgttgatttcaggtcTTGTAGTTTCAGATCTTCATCTGTAATACTGTAACATAGAAATAGTGGAACTGATCCACCCGTGGGATCACCAGGTGTTGCAGCACTGACCTTCTTGTCAGCAGCAATGAGCCGTGTCCTCTCGGCCTGTAGGTCCTCCTGCAGACTGGTGGTGGCGCTGCGGTTTGTGCAGCTGCGtgccagctccagctccagctctcTGATTTTGTGCTGCTGACGTTCACATTCAGCCTCCTGAGTCTGAACTTTCTGCTCCACCTGGACCAGCTTGTTTTGTACCTGTTTCACTTCTGCACAAAGCTGAAGGAAgcacacaggaaacacaaagcatgaacactaaaacaaaggctATGCTACCAATAtaacaactaaataaatatacaatgtGTGCGTCTCCTGTAGAAGTTTATGTTCGAGTTTCACATTTAGTCATGGTGATTAGCATTCAGAGTGAAGTCAATGACTAAGAGTGTGACTGAGATGATGATTAGGTGATAAATGTCAGAAGCATTCAGGAAATTCCCAGTGTGCTGCAGTTAAATACCAACCTTGAGCTTTTCCTGGTCCAGCAGAGTATTGTGTCGCTTCAGGTCCATGCTCTTCTCCTTCTCGTAGCGCAGCTCTCTCTCTGCTGAGGTAAACAGGCTCTGGGCCCTCTGCAGGTCCTGCTTCATCTGTTTGGCCTCCTCTGCCTTCTGGCTCAGCACTGAGTCTTGGGACTGAGGATGGAAACAAGTCAGTGTGGGAATGTTTATGCTGAAAGGGAACAAATACAGAAGGATACAGGTAGCAGAGTGTCCCCAGCTGTGACTTTTGTGTCAGTTACGAATCATCAAACCAGTCCAATGTGCGTCCTATAATTTGATGAGGAGTCAAATTCTGTtaaatgaaacactgaaacagGGAGCCTTGGAGCTTTTAAGTTAATCATCGGCTTTGATAATGAAAAAGAacctaaaaaaaagtttgagtTTTGCATTATTGCCACTTCAGGCAGCTCATTGATCTTACTTCTTCAAATTATCTATCAGATTCTCTATCACCTAAAGAATAAAGGTCTATTGCAGCTGCTGCAACatcaaaagtaaaaagaaattgGAAGCTAATAACTAGTAAACTGAAACTCAAAAATACTGCATTCAAAAGAGACTGTGATTAATAGATTTTGAAACAGCTTGGCTCCTCAGACATGTCAGGATGTGCTATGATCTAAAGTACCTTGATGCGTGCCTGGGCTTCATTGACCTGAGCCTGAAGGGCCATTTGGTGCTGAGAGGCCAGCTGCCGCTCCTCCCCGAGCTTCATCTGCAGACGATTCAGCTCCTCCTTCAAACATGAAAGCTTTTATCACAACACAGCACACACGTACGAATCATATATGACCATAGCAGTGGAGAATCCATGTCTGTTGGCCTTCGTGTACAAGCAGGTTAAAGAAGAGGATCAGTTGCATCCCTCTCTTACACCCTGTTGCTCCAATTTTGTAAACATCTAAACAACTCATAAGCAACAGTTATACAGGATGTTTTCTGATATGAACCTTTTTTTGAAATCAACTCAAAGGCACCAGTCAAGTTACCTGACCAAAGCTCtcatctttcattttctccGCTGGACTGAGTCTAGATTCTACGTGAGCTGCGTGGAGTTCAGGCTTCTGGCTGCTACTAAGTGCTTCCTTTGTGAAGGATTGCTGCTCTTGATGCCACTGGAGCTGCTTATTGAGGTGCTGTATCTCCAGCTCCAGTCGCTCTCTGTCTCCCTCAGCCGCCAGCTTCTCCTGAACACTGGAGCTCAGCTTGGCCTGGAGCTCAGCGGTCTGTAGCCGCTCAGAGGACGTCTCATCCCTGGAAAATATGCACATATATGCAAACAAAGTGAGCTCCAATGTTCCAGTATTATCTTGCAAGTGGCTAACGGAAAAAAGAGATATAAGTTGCAGCAGTATTATCCTTCGTAGCAGATTGATTATGctcattttgtcgttttcttATATATGATTAGCAAATCTTTTTATCTGACAAAGTTACTAAGGGTGAttgttttaccttgctgacaagTTACTAGTTCAcccaaaagacaaaatagaaccaCACAACAAATGTAACATCATATATGAAATTCTGTGTAAATCATGCAAGAAAATCTACATTGGAGAAACACGAAGAGCTTTCAGTATAAGAACAAaggaacaccagacagaatgtgaaaaagAGACCAcaggacgactcacaagaacacagcaagaaaaagccgatcaagaaaacaaaaaaatcagccatcagggatcACTGCAAGAGATATAACCACATTATGGACTGGGACAAGGGGAGGATTTTAACATTGGAAGCCAACAAGCACAGAAGGTGGATAAAAGAGGCCACAGAACTCAGAAAGCAGGCCATTCTATGATTCCATGAACCGCGACGAAGGGGCTACACCCTCTAACACCTGGAACTCCATCCTCCAGACACCATTGGATGGCGAGGGGCGTGGCTGATCTGATAGATTTTGACggatctgtcagaccggccaCCTGATAAAAACGACACGTCATCACGTCGGAAGACTGCAGACtgagttgaaacatgtcagcaaggtaaaacaaTCACCCTTACTAACTTTGTCAGGTAAAAAGAATTGCTAATCAAGTACTATCCCTTCTCTCACGACATGATCTAtttcaggggtgtcaaactcattttagttcaggttccacattcagcccaatttgatctcaggtgggccggaccagtaaaatcacagcataataacctataaataatgacaagtctaaatgtttcctttgttttagtgcaaaaaagcacattctgaaaatgtccacatttaaggaattatctttttacaaaacattatgaacaacctgaaatttttaatgaataataagtgaaatttcaacaacattcagcctcagtttatcatttacacattacaacttccagatcacagagtgtctacaaagaaacaaaacatttagtcacagctatctggaactgaacattaTAGTAGTTTACTTTGTGATTAAAAGAACCAAAAGtacgacaaaaaaacaaaacaatatattacaaaaataagacacaaaatgacaaaaaattaaacaaacgatataaaacaaaacataaaagagactaaaaatttgacaaaagttacaaagcggcaaaaaatggacaaaaaaattacacaaaacggcaaaaacgatacacaaaacaacaaataaagcaaaacacaaaatgacaaaaataagacaaaaaaacacaagcaagacgaacaggaaacataaaacgacaaaaacatgagacaaacaacaaaagtcagacaaaaagatacagaaaaaacaactacaaacaagacaaaatattacaaaaatgagacacaaaacgacaaaagaacgaTGAGCaatctagcattttactttatgatcaaaataacttgtcatggtctagaaattattttaaatttatagttttactaatttacaatctgcagttaatgtcttctctgtaatttttacactttgagggccggattggaccctctggtgggccggttttgattccagggccgcatgtttgacacccctaatCTATTTCACCCACATATCCCTGTAGTTTTTGCTGTGTGAGATCTTGAACTGAAAACAACCTTAGTGTATCGTGGGCCGTTTGGAGGCGGCCGAGTTCAGCTGTCAGCCGGTCAACCTGCTCCTGCAGCTGGTCCACCTGAAGCCTGTTGTCCCTCAGGTCCTCCAGGGTTTGGCTACTGTCCTTGTAGCGCTCCAGCTCGTTCTGGAGTCTGCTGTGGGCACGCTCCATCTGGGCCACCTGACAGGAAGAGAGTTAcagaaggagacagagagatggTGAGAACCTCATGTTGGGAgtgtaaatgtcaaaataatgcAGGCTGTAGATCCACATCGATGTATTTATGTTGACATGTGGTCAGATTTATTTTGATATGCTGACAGTGAATCTACACGGTtttcaaattgacctgttttgaTGCGACATATGCATCCAAACTTTGATCTGTGCAggatatttaaaaacactttaaatgcatttttatgacattttcaatTCTACCTAAATTCTTCCTCTCATTTATAACCATTTATCCCTGTAGAAAGAACTGTCATGACATTTTCATCGCGTTTTAAATGACTTATGCACGGTGTAAATGACTGCAAGCAGAGAAGTAAACAAACCTTTTCCTCCAGAACTGCTTTTTCCCCTTTGACTTGGGTGAGGCTCTTGATGAGTGTTTTCCCCTGTTGGCATTCTGTCTGAAGACTGTTCACCTCAAGTCTCAGCTTCTTTAGCTCTTTCTCACCTATCTGCAAAGCCTTCAATTTAGAATGCGGGAGAATAATTTAGTTAGTTTGCAgctttgtaaatatattttcaagtATAGCAATAACCACATTTCACAGACTCATGTAGCTGTGgtgtgctgctttttctttcagACAGTCATACCTCTTTATCTTTTTTAAGGGCTGCCTGAGCAGCACTGAGGTCCAACTCCAGCTGTTTCCTCCAGTCTTTCTCCTCAGTCAGACGAGCCTCAAGCAGAGCCAGTCTCTCCTGGCTGCCATCTCTCAGGTGCTTCGTACACGGCGAAAACAAAGCGCATAAAATTCATAGGTTGCACTAAACCAAGAATTTGACGTCCAGTGTCTAAACTCTTTGATGTGCCCTAATTAATCTCTGCAGGCTGATTAGGATTAAACTCTTGCACACATCTTACGTTCTATGTACATGTGGGAATCTGAGAGGACAGTTAAGTGAGGACTGGATTGTAAAGCAGACCTAGTTTCAATTCTATAATGTTCTATTGGCGTCCAATTAGAGCTTTTTGGTCAAACTTTAACAGTTTCCTTGCATGTCTTGGTTATATTTATCTGTTGGTGCATATAATACTGAAGCCAATTAAAACTCcttttgttgttgcattttaaGCAGCATTACACCTCTTTACGTACAAGCttttaataatcacagttatTTAATTGTAGCTGAGGTCATCACAAGCCATAGTGTTGCCATGTTGATGCTGTAAATTGAGAACATTGGAAGCATTATTAATATTAAGAAGAGTAATTTCTTACCAGCTGTAGGTAGGACTCGGTGGTTTTGACTTCCTCTCCATTCTTCAACATTTTTTCTTGGGCATCCTGCTTCTTTAGCTCTGCCTCCAGGCTTTTGATCTGCATGGCCAGTTTAGATTATTACTCAGCCATTAGACAGGGATGACTGTTGCCAAGACTAAATTATTCTGTCTGACCCCTTCTATATTAAGGACTGACATTAATAAATGTCTGTGAAGCAAGCTTTCTCCACACATCAGGTGAAAATTCACAAAACCAGGAAAGTAACCAGTGACTAATCAATCCACCCTTTATCcggttaaaaaaatatgaagcaaTGTTGAACAAGAAGTCAGTCCAGTTCATTTACCCTCCTGTGCAGTCCTTCCAGTTCTCCCTCATGGCGATGCCTCTCCTCCTTGCTGGCATTCTGAGCCTCCCCCAGCAGGGCCTCCAGCTCCTCGttcctctcctccagctcttcCTGTCCTTGGCGGAGCCTCTGGAGTTGCCGTTGCAGCTCCCGGACCTGAACGAGCCCATCTTCCACCGCCTCCTGACACCTAGCAGAGAATAACGGCGGTTACAGTAAGACAGAGCAGGTGGGATACATTTGAAACAGCATAAAAGTCTCACACCGTTATCCGTGATGTAGCTCTTGAGGAGTTAATGTATTTACCGTTTGTGAATGTGATCCTTTTCTTGAGTTGACAGGGCAGACATGTTGCTCTGAGGTTCACCACCAATGTCCTTTTGATCCTCTCTGGCCGCATCATTTACTGTCATCTGAACAAACGTGACACCAAACAATGCTAAGGTGCTGCAACAATGtttgtgactttttattttaataaataaattctgtaaATGCTGACCTGGTCCCTGAGATGTTTCTTCTCGGACTCTATAATGCGCACTCTCTCCCTCAGAGCTCTGTTCTCAGCGTCTAGTCGGTCGTTTTGCTCTTTGGCTCGCTGCAACTTCATCATATCTATGGAGAGAAAACACCAACACCATAGAGATCTAAACAaagcaaatatttgacattaaaatgtgtgcatatttctgtgttgtttggtcTTTTGAAATCTGTAATGAAGTTTTACAAATATACTTAACATAAATCACATTAAGCCCAACACACAGAACTTTTTGCAAAGAATAATTCTGCATTAGTCACTTTATGAGTGTGACATAGTTCATATTTGCTGACCAAATTTATTATCAAATCACAGCTAAGTGTGGCGGCTAGCTGTTCTAAGATTCGACTGAACCTCCCAAAACAAGGCCAAGATTCTGTGAAAACCAGTTACCAGTAAAAGGGAAATATTCCTTTTACTAACATAATGATTCATTGTGCTTCTGCCTCATACAATACACTATTGTCAAAGTGCAAATGGAAAGGACATGTGAAAGTATTAGAAAGTCAACTTCCTGGTCAATAAGCATCTCTCTTGCAGTAACTTCTGTCTAAATCGATTAAAtctaaaagaataaaaaacaaaaaagatcatGCAGTAGAGTATAATTAATCTAAACATGAAATGGTTTGttgaatcattttttattatcctTTTAATTTTGTGAATCTCAATGCAGATTTAATATAAGCAGAAGTCAATAACCACAACCCTAAATCATAAAACATAGAAACAATATCCACTCCTACTCCTTCCAAAATGTTCCCACCGATTTCTAGCCCACAGGAATTTTATAATGGTCAGATAAAATTTACACCACTCTGTCTCACCACAGTGTTTCAGTTTGTCCACTTCCTTCCTCAGGTTCTCTACTTCTTGGACTGTTCCCTGAAGCTCAGATCCTGAGATTAGAAGCATATTTTTAATTCTATCACACAGAAATGAGCATTCTGCTAATTATTTCcctttgaacatgtttttactgCTGCTAGACATTTCCTATAGCTGGCTTTATTAGCACAATTTCACATACAGAACACACTTATTAGTTAGTTAAGTGAAAAGTAAAGTATATTAAACAAATCCTTGACATGACAGTGAACATCAAGGAACTGGCATTTACACATttgaaccctcctgttgtcctcatttacaggcaccaaaaaatattgtttcctcgtctgaaaaaaatcccaaaaatcagcaaaaaaattccccaaatttctgaaaatttgcaaaaccttcaggaagaaaattccaataaatccttaaaagtttcgcttaaaagttgttttttttaaattccccaaatttagcaagaaaattcttgtaaatattttccaaaaatgagtaaaaatcttcccaaaaaaagcctaaaaatatctaaagtgattacatatatatcagtaaaacttctaatattttctttaagaacatttacatccaacattttttttgtgaatgttcttaagaaacatttttaacatttcttttttttccccacaaaaaaaatgttcaaagatttcccaaaaatgttgaaaatgtggacatcagaaatttccctgtgtaaatatatttttctcccacattttcaaattttaaaatggctcaattttgactcgcaggaTGACAGTAGGGTTAAAAGTTGGAAACAACAAGCTGGGTAGTCAACAGGCCAGGGCTGCATGTAGGAAATTCTTCTGTATACTCACAACACATCAACGGATACATactgtaagactttacaacatacCATTTGGGTCAACGTTGTTGTTTTTGGCAGCATccagctcattggtgagtctgcgGATGTCCTGATGAGCCATCGTCAGCCTCCTAGACGCCTCCTCCAGGTCCCGTTCCAGCCGCTGCCGCTCATTTCGCTCTTGGGAGATCTCCTCGCTGTAGGCCTGATGTTAAAGGCGAGGCACGGACGGTTAGAGTTGGAgtagagcagcagaaaagcaGATCGGTGGTTAGACTGGATGCAAGAAACCCGACATGCAGCTGTAACAGACATGCAATCTGAGATTCATCATCACTGCAGGCTGTAAAGAAGTGGAGGGAATGAGTTAGAGCTTATTTCTCTGCATCCACCTGCATCGACAGACCCGGAGACAAAAAGTATACAAGATATTACCTGTGTCccgtaatgtgtgttttgtttattgcgtgtttttgtgttttgtttagctGATAACCATAgaacagaggtgtcaaacacGCTCTGTAATTTTTCCCTCTGAAAAATTACATAGAAGACATTCACTCTcaattgtaaatctgtaaaactatacatttaaaataatttctagaccttgacaacttgttttaatcataaagtaaaatattatattgctcattcttcttttgttattttgtgtctcatttttgcaatattttgtcttgtttttgtctttttttgtctgacttttatcatttgtctgtttttgttattttgtctctcatttttgtcgtttcttttttcttgtgctttttgtcttatttttgtcattttgtgttttgctttattcgttgttttgtcgttttgtttcttttttgtcatttttggtcttacCTTTACcgtttgtccattgttttgtccctttgtaacttttttgtcaaatttttgtcttttttgttttgtttcatgttgcttgtctcattttttgtcattttgtttttcgcttttgtcattttgtgtctcattttttgtaatattttgtcttgttttgttgtttttttggccgACTTTAGTTgtgttgatcataaagtaaaatcctatatcattcattttcagatacctgtgactaaaagttttgtgcatttttgtagataaactgtgatctggaagttgtaatgtgtaaatgataaactgaggtgtaatgttgttgaaactgaacttatttttctttaaacatgtCAGGtaggtcataatgttttgtaaaaagtagttccttaaatgtgaacattttcagaatttaaagttgtggttatttataggtttttgTGCTCTGATTTCAATGGTGCAGCCCACTTCAGattaaattgggctgaatgtgacccctgaactaaaatgagtttgacacctctgccatagaagaaagagacagaaaaggttTAAGACGAGGACATGCAACAAAGATTCGACCAGTTATGCTCCTTAACCACAGGCCTGCTGGGACACCTTTAGTAAATGACATTCACAGATGTGTTACTGAAACAAGCAATGTGTCTGCGTTGTAGCGGTCATGTGAAAATCAAGGAACATTGTCAGTGTGGAAAGTATTTCAAAAAGCAGCACCAGTTTGAAAGAAGCCGGTGATGATGCAGCTTGGTTCTTTATCGCCATACCAGTGTTAGTTTTCAGTTAGTATTGGCTGTAAGGAGGAAACCTACAGGGGTAATATTGTGTTTGCTCTGACCAGACCTGCGCAGGCCAAACAGCTTCTTCCAAGAACTCTGGGATGAACACTGCTGAGAGGAAACACCAGTATGTGCAGATTCACACTATATAACTATGAAGCTGCATCTCTGTACATTAACATTATCTTCTCCAAAATTAATCCAGTCTGGGGAGCTATTCCAGCCTGCAACTTAGGGAGGGCAAAATACGCGTCACCTCACCTTCGTCATGCTATCTATGGTCTTCTGTATATCCTCCCTCTGCTGCTTTAGGTCCTGCACCATCTTGTTGCCAATATGCTCCTGCGTAAATgtcataaaaagacagagattAACCACATTTACATGGTCTCTGTATGCACCTTGGCTAGTTAATTATTACATTTCCCTACCACTATAACGCTTTTGGACAGCTTAATTTGAAATTTCTATATAACTAAAGGCTGTAAATTAACTGTTTAAGACACAAAAGCCTTAAATTTACAGTCCAAAAGTGGAAATATCATATACTATTCAAAATAATACTtgtattgttttcattgtttcacTTCTGAAGCTCGCGGATGTGTGTAGATCAGGCCTGTACCTGGTGGTGAACCTCCTTGAAGCTGCCACTGAGACTCTGACTTTCCAGCCTCCTCTCAGCAGCCTCCAGCCTCTCCAGCAGCGTGACTCTCTCCACCAGCAAGTAAGCCACCTGCTCACTGGGGCTGCTCAGGCCCATCTCCCCGAGATCCTCCTTAGCCAGCATCTCTGCCAGCTCCTTGCTCTGGTTCTCTGGAAGAAAGGGGAGTTTACTCTGATCAGTAATTTCTCTGGCAGGACTATGAAAGAATGTTTAGAACAAGATAAAGCTCTGTTGTCTCAGATTCAGCATAAACGCAGGAAAATAAGGCTTAAATCTAAGGGTGACCGGGCCTTCTCTGTCAGGGACTCTCTgctttggaac
The nucleotide sequence above comes from Amphiprion ocellaris isolate individual 3 ecotype Okinawa chromosome 8, ASM2253959v1, whole genome shotgun sequence. Encoded proteins:
- the ccdc30 gene encoding coiled-coil domain-containing protein 30 isoform X4, coding for MKMDHEEAWTELDQISMRLQEDGLPPAAGAEERQRHLWQQLLISEAKLQSATQELQTLRLQQANEMKEVESYVAHVRGLLEERECLTADYERDNEHLRHELHQIRHQQENQSKELAEMLAKEDLGEMGLSSPSEQVAYLLVERVTLLERLEAAERRLESQSLSGSFKEVHHQEHIGNKMVQDLKQQREDIQKTIDSMTKAYSEEISQERNERQRLERDLEEASRRLTMAHQDIRRLTNELDAAKNNNVDPNGSELQGTVQEVENLRKEVDKLKHCDMMKLQRAKEQNDRLDAENRALRERVRIIESEKKHLRDQMTVNDAAREDQKDIGGEPQSNMSALSTQEKDHIHKRCQEAVEDGLVQVRELQRQLQRLRQGQEELEERNEELEALLGEAQNASKEERHRHEGELEGLHRRIKSLEAELKKQDAQEKMLKNGEEVKTTESYLQLHLRDGSQERLALLEARLTEEKDWRKQLELDLSAAQAALKKDKEALQIGEKELKKLRLEVNSLQTECQQGKTLIKSLTQVKGEKAVLEEKVAQMERAHSRLQNELERYKDSSQTLEDLRDNRLQVDQLQEQVDRLTAELGRLQTAHDTLRDETSSERLQTAELQAKLSSSVQEKLAAEGDRERLELEIQHLNKQLQWHQEQQSFTKEALSSSQKPELHAAHVESRLSPAEKMKDESFGQEELNRLQMKLGEERQLASQHQMALQAQVNEAQARIKSQDSVLSQKAEEAKQMKQDLQRAQSLFTSAERELRYEKEKSMDLKRHNTLLDQEKLKLCAEVKQVQNKLVQVEQKVQTQEAECERQQHKIRELELELARSCTNRSATTSLQEDLQAERTRLIAADKKVLELQQQLKSAQHQLRVEEARAGESSRLERDSRDLSDTLSALRAQQQEEHITRKLLEQREEELQQLVRSLRLKEASLTRANTELSHRVQQLETRLSILETELRKAREEAKDSQKSSHRLQEGLVACQQESERLQGELQQVLLQCDAHVRKYNEKQSQHKTKLRQAKQLFLKATAQRDCTIQKLENDLLLASSLSHKEKERIHTVMEENEKLLEEKRELLHKISEAEEMGSKGMRTASTVQHRVNVLEVENRQLQDRTLKLSNQVSSLERALRNVQSFYSLENAKKVLPSDSRSVGVLHTSALSLTAGSCDPLDILDAICRAKGDRVAGDGTRASFSTHQPPEQGYLNLTSPLLPPASTTGTEDSSNTTEQV
- the ccdc30 gene encoding coiled-coil domain-containing protein 30 isoform X5 gives rise to the protein MKMDHEEAWTELDQISMRLQEDGLPPAAGAEERQRHLWQQLLISEAKLQSATQELQTLRLQQANEMKEVESYVAHVRGLLEERECLTADYERDNEHLRHELHQIRHQQENQSKELAEMLAKEDLGEMGLSSPSEQVAYLLVERVTLLERLEAAERRLESQSLSGSFKEVHHQAYSEEISQERNERQRLERDLEEASRRLTMAHQDIRRLTNELDAAKNNNVDPNGSELQGTVQEVENLRKEVDKLKHCDMMKLQRAKEQNDRLDAENRALRERVRIIESEKKHLRDQMTVNDAAREDQKDIGGEPQSNMSALSTQEKDHIHKRCQEAVEDGLVQVRELQRQLQRLRQGQEELEERNEELEALLGEAQNASKEERHRHEGELEGLHRRIKSLEAELKKQDAQEKMLKNGEEVKTTESYLQLHLRDGSQERLALLEARLTEEKDWRKQLELDLSAAQAALKKDKEALQIGEKELKKLRLEVNSLQTECQQGKTLIKSLTQVKGEKAVLEEKVAQMERAHSRLQNELERYKDSSQTLEDLRDNRLQVDQLQEQVDRLTAELGRLQTAHDTLRDETSSERLQTAELQAKLSSSVQEKLAAEGDRERLELEIQHLNKQLQWHQEQQSFTKEALSSSQKPELHAAHVESRLSPAEKMKDESFGQEELNRLQMKLGEERQLASQHQMALQAQVNEAQARIKSQDSVLSQKAEEAKQMKQDLQRAQSLFTSAERELRYEKEKSMDLKRHNTLLDQEKLKLCAEVKQVQNKLVQVEQKVQTQEAECERQQHKIRELELELARSCTNRSATTSLQEDLQAERTRLIAADKKVLELQQQLKSAQHQLRVEEARAGESSRLERDSRDLSDTLSALRAQQQEEHITRKLLEQREEELQQLVRSLRLKEASLTRANTELSHRVQQLETRLSILETELRKAREEAKDSQKSSHRLQEGLVACQQESERLQGELQQVLLQCDAHVRKYNEKQSQHKTKLRQAKQLFLKATAQRDCTIQKLENDLLLASSLSHKEKERIHTVMEENEKLLEEKRELLHKISEAEEMGSKGMRTASTVQHRVNVLEVENRQLQDRTLKLSNQVSSLERALRNVQSFYSLENAKKVLPSDSRSVGVLHTSALSLTAGSCDPLDILDAICRAKGDRVAGDGTRASFSTHQPPEQGYLNLTSPLLPPASTTGTEDSSNTTEQV